The following is a genomic window from Strongyloides ratti genome assembly S_ratti_ED321, chromosome : 1.
atatattaatgCTAAACAACAAACTGTTCGAGTAGTTGGAAGATTAATTTGTGGAGATAAACCATTAGTAAatgaaaaagttaaattatgGAATGATAATACACTAGGAACTGATGATCAATTAGCTTCCGTTAAAACAAATAGTTCAGGATATTATGATATTCAAggtatattataaaattaataataataattatatattaaataaatataattttaggTGGAATTGGATCTATTTTTACTATGGATGTTAaacttaaattttatacagATTGTGAAGATGGAATCAAACCTTGTCAACGTAAAATAGTACTTGGGGTAcctgataaatatatttctaaatcAGATGCAGAAGTTAAAACTTTTGATGGAGGTGTAATGAATTTAGCATTTAAATTTCCAGATGAATCACGCGattgtttaaattaattaattatcatatataaatattatatctaaaagatatatatctTGAAAAATCTTATATAACATGTATtgtgtaaaaaataaatttttgttttcattattttggtatatttaaatgtatgttgatcaaaaatattggtcatcacacaaaaaaaaaacaagtgCTAAAACAtgaaataaaacattttaaaccCTATGGCAATTGTAGATATGATAATTATTAGATTTCATCTTTTGaaaatcatataaaatgaatgaattttttactaaacataaatattctcgttttatttcatataaaaaaaaatgagtgGTAGTGGGGCAAAAGTTGCTGTAACGCTTACATTAATTGGATCAGCAATTGCTATTGTAACAGCTATTTCTGTTTGTGGATTATTATTTAgtcaaattaataatttttatgatcaAGCTATATTAGATATagaagattttaaaaatgttgcAAATGAAGCATGGGAAAAGATGATTGAAactgataaaattattggaaAATACAGATTTGCAAGAGATGCTAAATATGGTGATGAACCAAATGTACCAAGTGGTGGAGGTTATTCTTCTCCAAGTGGATCTATTTCATCAGCTGCATCAAGTGCTTCAACTCCATCAGGTGGAAACTCAGGTTCAGGATCATCCGGTGAAGCAGGAGCATCTTGCCCACCAGGTCCACCAGGACCACCAGGTCAAGATGGCCAAGATGGAATACCAGGATTAGATGGTGAAGATGGTAAACCAGGAATTGCCGCACCTGTTTCTGATGCCCCAGCCAAAACTGCTGAATGTCAAACATGTCCACCAGGTAagtgtaaaaaatattatatttaaattattttaatttttaggaCCACCTGGACCACCAGGACCAGACGGCCCTGCTGGACCTGCTGGAAGCGATGGAGAAAGTGGAAAACCAGGTCCTGATGGAAAACCAGGAACTCCTGGAACTGAAGGACCACCAGGACCTGCAGGACCTGATGGAAAACCAGGTAAAGATGGAGAAGCTGGACCAGCTGGAGCCGAAGGAACAAAGAAAACCGCACAACCAGGACCTGC
Proteins encoded in this region:
- a CDS encoding Transthyretin-like family-containing protein, whose protein sequence is MVGFFKILITFLLITSYTYINAKQQTVRVVGRLICGDKPLVNEKVKLWNDNTLGTDDQLASVKTNSSGYYDIQGGIGSIFTMDVKLKFYTDCEDGIKPCQRKIVLGVPDKYISKSDAEVKTFDGGVMNLAFKFPDESRDCLN